In Temnothorax longispinosus isolate EJ_2023e chromosome 10, Tlon_JGU_v1, whole genome shotgun sequence, a single window of DNA contains:
- the LOC139820316 gene encoding uncharacterized protein isoform X1, with protein sequence MASDGDAETREAREAREAQEEDLRIFETLCISSPRKVDPDDAMTHDLTTTLRSELAALEYKRDRLMSELQEMKSAVRSRDQRVVELQVEADQLREQAARQNSVVSSLKKRIQNPITISQELEERERNLYASQGRNEITIQGLQRDVKYHEEKVREYDKKIRQLEHNISEEIQLKERARLNLQDFVRRLAHALNVEYCETAHHSSEMVIHKAEELVQEVNRLRTKSTNVETQLTGVEVDFRTCRDALDRLSTEKEQLQRQVSVQLVDIDRLRQEKECLEMQYRVAEKDMNDLRDKLVNANRSLTSATGNISNQEALICQLREDLKAREEKTQRVQNEFRHLLESVAILISTPSRFVESHENAIKDRIREILADNKDQSLKIQSLREKVNTATESTNRQSELVESTMMKVRSLEEERAALEAKIHKLESELTSSDLSRESLRRDKQTFMTFLDRLGKAMQMDEISQEIGLDLQTESLLVRAEQLARLETDKLVDKYLCSSYTTLPRIRRERSFHELLCLKETSVVYQLQRRVRTLREQLQRRDLHLDLLRRKLSLQEDSVRMKSLLQSERDEANIRAKKLAKQVERLQVQLSDEKSRNRELSAQLTEAADYKIAALERSRKIEELQKRLVESEMLRTRYNRKLTMAKEQIRTAVETADQERSINDHSLQLLRDELAQVKQNLSEVTRRESQLSSFRVSVAKLLQESMCTPDYEIIARLQKMVAAHRDFTMLSRRYDEPLETSPSRCTSIHPVHPPRSPGSRCTRYEDSGFADPPDLHDIDDDYNKRPVRSSLLP encoded by the exons ATGGCGTCCGATGGAGACGCCGAGACGCGGGAGGCGCGGGAAGCGCGGGAGGCGCAGGAGGAGGACCTGAGGATCTTCGAGACGCTCTGCATCTCCTCGCCCCGGAAG GTGGACCCGGACGACGCTATGACTCACGATCTAACGACCACCTTGAGAAGCGAGCTGGCGGCTCTCGAGTACAAACGGGACCGGCTTATGTCTGAG CTGCAGGAAATGAAAAGCGCCGTGAGATCGCGGGACCAGAGGGTCGTGGAGCTACAAGTAGAGGCGGATCAGCTTCGCGAGCAAGCGGCCAGGCAGAATTCCGTCGTCTCCAGTCTCAAGAAGCGCATTCAG AATCCAATAACGATTTCACAGGAGctggaagagagggagagaaatcTCTACGCGTCCCAGGGCAGGAATGAGATCACGATACAGGGCCTGCAGCGTGACGTAAAGTATCACGAGGAAAAGGTCAGGGAATACGACAAGAAAATTCGACAATTGGAGCACAATATATCCGAGGAGATTCAATTGAAGGAACGGGCACGTCTGAATCTGCAG GATTTTGTGCGAAGGTTGGCACATGCATTGAACGTCGAGTATTGCGAGACGGCGCATCACAGTTCGGAGATGGTGATTCACAAAGCCGAAGAACTCGTGCAAGAAGTGAACCGTTTGCGAACGAAGAGCACAAACGTCGAGACGCAATTGACGGGCGTCGAGGTGGATTTCAGAACCTGCAGGGATGCTCTTGATCGCCTCTCTACGGAAAAAGAGCAGTTACAGAGACAAGTGTCCGTTCAGCTAGTCGACATCGATCGTTTGCGTCAG GAGAAGGAATGTCTGGAGATGCAATATAGGGTCGCCGAGAAGGACATGAACGACTTGAGAGACAAGCTCGTCAACGCGAATAGGAGCTTAACCAGCGCGACAGGGAACATATCGAATCAGGAGGCACTGATCTGCCAATTACGAG AGGATCTAAAAGCCCGCGAGGAGAAGACGCAACGCGTACAAAATGAATTCCGTCACCTCCTGGAGTCGGTTGCGATCCTCATCAGTACACCAAGCCGATTCGTCGAGTCCCACGAGAACGCGATCAAGGATCGCATTCGAGAAATTCTGGCAGACAACAAGGATCAATCGCTG AAAATACAAAGTCTTCGGGAAAAGGTGAACACAGCGACAGAGTCAACGAATCGGCAGAGCGAATTGGTCGAATCCACGATGATGAAGGTACGCAGTCTAGAGGAGGAACGCGCAGCTCTGGAAGCTAAAATACACAAGCTCGAATCCGAACTCACGAGCAGTGATCTCTCCAGAGAGTCTTTACGCAGAGACAAGCAGACG TTCATGACCTTCCTGGACCGACTGGGCAAGGCGATGCAAATGGACGAAATCTCTCAAGAGATTGGGCTCGATCTACAAACCGAGTCGCTGTTGGTGCGGGCTGAGCAGTTGGCCAGATTGGAGACCGACAAGCTGGTCGACAAG TATTTGTGCTCCAGCTACACGACCCTACCGAGGATTCGGCGCGAGCGATCGTTCCACGAGCTTCTCTGTCTCAAAGAA ACTTCCGTGGTTTATCAGTTGCAACGTCGCGTCCGAACCCTGCGGGAGCAATTGCAACGCAGAGACCTGCATCTGGACCTTCTACGTAGGAAGCTATCTCTACAGGAGGACAGTGTGCGGATGAAGTCGCTGTTGCAGAGCGAGCGCGACGAGGCGAACATACG CGCGAAGAAGCTGGCGAAACAGGTCGAGCGACTTCAAGTCCAATTGTCGGACGAAAAGTCGCGGAATCGGGAACTGAGCGCACAATTGACGGAAGCCGCGGATTACAAA ATAGCCGCGCTGGAACGCAGCCGGAAGATAGAGGAGCTTCAGAAGCGTCTCGTCGAGAGCGAGATGTTGAGGACGCGTTACAACAGAAAGTTAACGATGGCGAAGGAGCAGATAAGGACGGCCGTGGAGACGGCCGATCAGGAGAGATCGATAAACGACCATTCCCTGCAGCTCCTCCGCGACGAGCTGGCTCAGGTCAAGCAAAATCTCTCCGAGGTCACGAGGAGGGAATCCCAA CTCTCGAGCTTCCGTGTCTCCGTGGCGAAGTTATTGCAGGAATCCATGTGCACCCCCGATTACGAAATCATCGCGCGGCTACAAAAAATGGTCGCGGCTCATCGAGATTTTACGATGCTTTCCCGTAGATACGACGAGCCTTTGGAGACGAGTCCCTCGAGATGCACCAG CATTCATCCGGTCCATCCGCCGAGATCGCCCGGTTCACGTTGTACCCGTTACGAGGACAGCGGTTTCGCGGACCCGCCCGATCTCCATGACATCGACGACGATTACAACAAGAGGCCAGTGAGGAGCAGCCTTCTTCCGTGA
- the LOC139820316 gene encoding uncharacterized protein isoform X3 → MASDGDAETREAREAREAQEEDLRIFETLCISSPRKVDPDDAMTHDLTTTLRSELAALEYKRDRLMSELQEMKSAVRSRDQRVVELQVEADQLREQAARQNSVVSSLKKRIQNPITISQELEERERNLYASQGRNEITIQGLQRDVKYHEEKVREYDKKIRQLEHNISEEIQLKERARLNLQDFVRRLAHALNVEYCETAHHSSEMVIHKAEELVQEVNRLRTKSTNVETQLTGVEVDFRTCRDALDRLSTEKEQLQRQVSVQLVDIDRLRQEKECLEMQYRVAEKDMNDLRDKLVNANRSLTSATGNISNQEALICQLREDLKAREEKTQRVQNEFRHLLESVAILISTPSRFVESHENAIKDRIREILADNKDQSLKIQSLREKVNTATESTNRQSELVESTMMKVRSLEEERAALEAKIHKLESELTSSDLSRESLRRDKQTFMTFLDRLGKAMQMDEISQEIGLDLQTESLLVRAEQLARLETDKLVDKTSVVYQLQRRVRTLREQLQRRDLHLDLLRRKLSLQEDSVRMKSLLQSERDEANIRAKKLAKQVERLQVQLSDEKSRNRELSAQLTEAADYKIAALERSRKIEELQKRLVESEMLRTRYNRKLTMAKEQIRTAVETADQERSINDHSLQLLRDELAQVKQNLSEVTRRESQLSSFRVSVAKLLQESMCTPDYEIIARLQKMVAAHRDFTMLSRRYDEPLETSPSRCTSIHPVHPPRSPGSRCTRYEDSGFADPPDLHDIDDDYNKRPVRSSLLP, encoded by the exons ATGGCGTCCGATGGAGACGCCGAGACGCGGGAGGCGCGGGAAGCGCGGGAGGCGCAGGAGGAGGACCTGAGGATCTTCGAGACGCTCTGCATCTCCTCGCCCCGGAAG GTGGACCCGGACGACGCTATGACTCACGATCTAACGACCACCTTGAGAAGCGAGCTGGCGGCTCTCGAGTACAAACGGGACCGGCTTATGTCTGAG CTGCAGGAAATGAAAAGCGCCGTGAGATCGCGGGACCAGAGGGTCGTGGAGCTACAAGTAGAGGCGGATCAGCTTCGCGAGCAAGCGGCCAGGCAGAATTCCGTCGTCTCCAGTCTCAAGAAGCGCATTCAG AATCCAATAACGATTTCACAGGAGctggaagagagggagagaaatcTCTACGCGTCCCAGGGCAGGAATGAGATCACGATACAGGGCCTGCAGCGTGACGTAAAGTATCACGAGGAAAAGGTCAGGGAATACGACAAGAAAATTCGACAATTGGAGCACAATATATCCGAGGAGATTCAATTGAAGGAACGGGCACGTCTGAATCTGCAG GATTTTGTGCGAAGGTTGGCACATGCATTGAACGTCGAGTATTGCGAGACGGCGCATCACAGTTCGGAGATGGTGATTCACAAAGCCGAAGAACTCGTGCAAGAAGTGAACCGTTTGCGAACGAAGAGCACAAACGTCGAGACGCAATTGACGGGCGTCGAGGTGGATTTCAGAACCTGCAGGGATGCTCTTGATCGCCTCTCTACGGAAAAAGAGCAGTTACAGAGACAAGTGTCCGTTCAGCTAGTCGACATCGATCGTTTGCGTCAG GAGAAGGAATGTCTGGAGATGCAATATAGGGTCGCCGAGAAGGACATGAACGACTTGAGAGACAAGCTCGTCAACGCGAATAGGAGCTTAACCAGCGCGACAGGGAACATATCGAATCAGGAGGCACTGATCTGCCAATTACGAG AGGATCTAAAAGCCCGCGAGGAGAAGACGCAACGCGTACAAAATGAATTCCGTCACCTCCTGGAGTCGGTTGCGATCCTCATCAGTACACCAAGCCGATTCGTCGAGTCCCACGAGAACGCGATCAAGGATCGCATTCGAGAAATTCTGGCAGACAACAAGGATCAATCGCTG AAAATACAAAGTCTTCGGGAAAAGGTGAACACAGCGACAGAGTCAACGAATCGGCAGAGCGAATTGGTCGAATCCACGATGATGAAGGTACGCAGTCTAGAGGAGGAACGCGCAGCTCTGGAAGCTAAAATACACAAGCTCGAATCCGAACTCACGAGCAGTGATCTCTCCAGAGAGTCTTTACGCAGAGACAAGCAGACG TTCATGACCTTCCTGGACCGACTGGGCAAGGCGATGCAAATGGACGAAATCTCTCAAGAGATTGGGCTCGATCTACAAACCGAGTCGCTGTTGGTGCGGGCTGAGCAGTTGGCCAGATTGGAGACCGACAAGCTGGTCGACAAG ACTTCCGTGGTTTATCAGTTGCAACGTCGCGTCCGAACCCTGCGGGAGCAATTGCAACGCAGAGACCTGCATCTGGACCTTCTACGTAGGAAGCTATCTCTACAGGAGGACAGTGTGCGGATGAAGTCGCTGTTGCAGAGCGAGCGCGACGAGGCGAACATACG CGCGAAGAAGCTGGCGAAACAGGTCGAGCGACTTCAAGTCCAATTGTCGGACGAAAAGTCGCGGAATCGGGAACTGAGCGCACAATTGACGGAAGCCGCGGATTACAAA ATAGCCGCGCTGGAACGCAGCCGGAAGATAGAGGAGCTTCAGAAGCGTCTCGTCGAGAGCGAGATGTTGAGGACGCGTTACAACAGAAAGTTAACGATGGCGAAGGAGCAGATAAGGACGGCCGTGGAGACGGCCGATCAGGAGAGATCGATAAACGACCATTCCCTGCAGCTCCTCCGCGACGAGCTGGCTCAGGTCAAGCAAAATCTCTCCGAGGTCACGAGGAGGGAATCCCAA CTCTCGAGCTTCCGTGTCTCCGTGGCGAAGTTATTGCAGGAATCCATGTGCACCCCCGATTACGAAATCATCGCGCGGCTACAAAAAATGGTCGCGGCTCATCGAGATTTTACGATGCTTTCCCGTAGATACGACGAGCCTTTGGAGACGAGTCCCTCGAGATGCACCAG CATTCATCCGGTCCATCCGCCGAGATCGCCCGGTTCACGTTGTACCCGTTACGAGGACAGCGGTTTCGCGGACCCGCCCGATCTCCATGACATCGACGACGATTACAACAAGAGGCCAGTGAGGAGCAGCCTTCTTCCGTGA
- the LOC139820316 gene encoding uncharacterized protein isoform X2, whose protein sequence is MASDGDAETREAREAREAQEEDLRIFETLCISSPRKVDPDDAMTHDLTTTLRSELAALEYKRDRLMSELQEMKSAVRSRDQRVVELQVEADQLREQAARQNSVVSSLKKRIQELEERERNLYASQGRNEITIQGLQRDVKYHEEKVREYDKKIRQLEHNISEEIQLKERARLNLQDFVRRLAHALNVEYCETAHHSSEMVIHKAEELVQEVNRLRTKSTNVETQLTGVEVDFRTCRDALDRLSTEKEQLQRQVSVQLVDIDRLRQEKECLEMQYRVAEKDMNDLRDKLVNANRSLTSATGNISNQEALICQLREDLKAREEKTQRVQNEFRHLLESVAILISTPSRFVESHENAIKDRIREILADNKDQSLKIQSLREKVNTATESTNRQSELVESTMMKVRSLEEERAALEAKIHKLESELTSSDLSRESLRRDKQTFMTFLDRLGKAMQMDEISQEIGLDLQTESLLVRAEQLARLETDKLVDKYLCSSYTTLPRIRRERSFHELLCLKETSVVYQLQRRVRTLREQLQRRDLHLDLLRRKLSLQEDSVRMKSLLQSERDEANIRAKKLAKQVERLQVQLSDEKSRNRELSAQLTEAADYKIAALERSRKIEELQKRLVESEMLRTRYNRKLTMAKEQIRTAVETADQERSINDHSLQLLRDELAQVKQNLSEVTRRESQLSSFRVSVAKLLQESMCTPDYEIIARLQKMVAAHRDFTMLSRRYDEPLETSPSRCTSIHPVHPPRSPGSRCTRYEDSGFADPPDLHDIDDDYNKRPVRSSLLP, encoded by the exons ATGGCGTCCGATGGAGACGCCGAGACGCGGGAGGCGCGGGAAGCGCGGGAGGCGCAGGAGGAGGACCTGAGGATCTTCGAGACGCTCTGCATCTCCTCGCCCCGGAAG GTGGACCCGGACGACGCTATGACTCACGATCTAACGACCACCTTGAGAAGCGAGCTGGCGGCTCTCGAGTACAAACGGGACCGGCTTATGTCTGAG CTGCAGGAAATGAAAAGCGCCGTGAGATCGCGGGACCAGAGGGTCGTGGAGCTACAAGTAGAGGCGGATCAGCTTCGCGAGCAAGCGGCCAGGCAGAATTCCGTCGTCTCCAGTCTCAAGAAGCGCATTCAG GAGctggaagagagggagagaaatcTCTACGCGTCCCAGGGCAGGAATGAGATCACGATACAGGGCCTGCAGCGTGACGTAAAGTATCACGAGGAAAAGGTCAGGGAATACGACAAGAAAATTCGACAATTGGAGCACAATATATCCGAGGAGATTCAATTGAAGGAACGGGCACGTCTGAATCTGCAG GATTTTGTGCGAAGGTTGGCACATGCATTGAACGTCGAGTATTGCGAGACGGCGCATCACAGTTCGGAGATGGTGATTCACAAAGCCGAAGAACTCGTGCAAGAAGTGAACCGTTTGCGAACGAAGAGCACAAACGTCGAGACGCAATTGACGGGCGTCGAGGTGGATTTCAGAACCTGCAGGGATGCTCTTGATCGCCTCTCTACGGAAAAAGAGCAGTTACAGAGACAAGTGTCCGTTCAGCTAGTCGACATCGATCGTTTGCGTCAG GAGAAGGAATGTCTGGAGATGCAATATAGGGTCGCCGAGAAGGACATGAACGACTTGAGAGACAAGCTCGTCAACGCGAATAGGAGCTTAACCAGCGCGACAGGGAACATATCGAATCAGGAGGCACTGATCTGCCAATTACGAG AGGATCTAAAAGCCCGCGAGGAGAAGACGCAACGCGTACAAAATGAATTCCGTCACCTCCTGGAGTCGGTTGCGATCCTCATCAGTACACCAAGCCGATTCGTCGAGTCCCACGAGAACGCGATCAAGGATCGCATTCGAGAAATTCTGGCAGACAACAAGGATCAATCGCTG AAAATACAAAGTCTTCGGGAAAAGGTGAACACAGCGACAGAGTCAACGAATCGGCAGAGCGAATTGGTCGAATCCACGATGATGAAGGTACGCAGTCTAGAGGAGGAACGCGCAGCTCTGGAAGCTAAAATACACAAGCTCGAATCCGAACTCACGAGCAGTGATCTCTCCAGAGAGTCTTTACGCAGAGACAAGCAGACG TTCATGACCTTCCTGGACCGACTGGGCAAGGCGATGCAAATGGACGAAATCTCTCAAGAGATTGGGCTCGATCTACAAACCGAGTCGCTGTTGGTGCGGGCTGAGCAGTTGGCCAGATTGGAGACCGACAAGCTGGTCGACAAG TATTTGTGCTCCAGCTACACGACCCTACCGAGGATTCGGCGCGAGCGATCGTTCCACGAGCTTCTCTGTCTCAAAGAA ACTTCCGTGGTTTATCAGTTGCAACGTCGCGTCCGAACCCTGCGGGAGCAATTGCAACGCAGAGACCTGCATCTGGACCTTCTACGTAGGAAGCTATCTCTACAGGAGGACAGTGTGCGGATGAAGTCGCTGTTGCAGAGCGAGCGCGACGAGGCGAACATACG CGCGAAGAAGCTGGCGAAACAGGTCGAGCGACTTCAAGTCCAATTGTCGGACGAAAAGTCGCGGAATCGGGAACTGAGCGCACAATTGACGGAAGCCGCGGATTACAAA ATAGCCGCGCTGGAACGCAGCCGGAAGATAGAGGAGCTTCAGAAGCGTCTCGTCGAGAGCGAGATGTTGAGGACGCGTTACAACAGAAAGTTAACGATGGCGAAGGAGCAGATAAGGACGGCCGTGGAGACGGCCGATCAGGAGAGATCGATAAACGACCATTCCCTGCAGCTCCTCCGCGACGAGCTGGCTCAGGTCAAGCAAAATCTCTCCGAGGTCACGAGGAGGGAATCCCAA CTCTCGAGCTTCCGTGTCTCCGTGGCGAAGTTATTGCAGGAATCCATGTGCACCCCCGATTACGAAATCATCGCGCGGCTACAAAAAATGGTCGCGGCTCATCGAGATTTTACGATGCTTTCCCGTAGATACGACGAGCCTTTGGAGACGAGTCCCTCGAGATGCACCAG CATTCATCCGGTCCATCCGCCGAGATCGCCCGGTTCACGTTGTACCCGTTACGAGGACAGCGGTTTCGCGGACCCGCCCGATCTCCATGACATCGACGACGATTACAACAAGAGGCCAGTGAGGAGCAGCCTTCTTCCGTGA
- the LOC139820316 gene encoding coiled-coil domain-containing protein 170 isoform X4, with the protein MTHDLTTTLRSELAALEYKRDRLMSELQEMKSAVRSRDQRVVELQVEADQLREQAARQNSVVSSLKKRIQNPITISQELEERERNLYASQGRNEITIQGLQRDVKYHEEKVREYDKKIRQLEHNISEEIQLKERARLNLQDFVRRLAHALNVEYCETAHHSSEMVIHKAEELVQEVNRLRTKSTNVETQLTGVEVDFRTCRDALDRLSTEKEQLQRQVSVQLVDIDRLRQEKECLEMQYRVAEKDMNDLRDKLVNANRSLTSATGNISNQEALICQLREDLKAREEKTQRVQNEFRHLLESVAILISTPSRFVESHENAIKDRIREILADNKDQSLKIQSLREKVNTATESTNRQSELVESTMMKVRSLEEERAALEAKIHKLESELTSSDLSRESLRRDKQTFMTFLDRLGKAMQMDEISQEIGLDLQTESLLVRAEQLARLETDKLVDKYLCSSYTTLPRIRRERSFHELLCLKETSVVYQLQRRVRTLREQLQRRDLHLDLLRRKLSLQEDSVRMKSLLQSERDEANIRAKKLAKQVERLQVQLSDEKSRNRELSAQLTEAADYKIAALERSRKIEELQKRLVESEMLRTRYNRKLTMAKEQIRTAVETADQERSINDHSLQLLRDELAQVKQNLSEVTRRESQLSSFRVSVAKLLQESMCTPDYEIIARLQKMVAAHRDFTMLSRRYDEPLETSPSRCTSIHPVHPPRSPGSRCTRYEDSGFADPPDLHDIDDDYNKRPVRSSLLP; encoded by the exons ATGACTCACGATCTAACGACCACCTTGAGAAGCGAGCTGGCGGCTCTCGAGTACAAACGGGACCGGCTTATGTCTGAG CTGCAGGAAATGAAAAGCGCCGTGAGATCGCGGGACCAGAGGGTCGTGGAGCTACAAGTAGAGGCGGATCAGCTTCGCGAGCAAGCGGCCAGGCAGAATTCCGTCGTCTCCAGTCTCAAGAAGCGCATTCAG AATCCAATAACGATTTCACAGGAGctggaagagagggagagaaatcTCTACGCGTCCCAGGGCAGGAATGAGATCACGATACAGGGCCTGCAGCGTGACGTAAAGTATCACGAGGAAAAGGTCAGGGAATACGACAAGAAAATTCGACAATTGGAGCACAATATATCCGAGGAGATTCAATTGAAGGAACGGGCACGTCTGAATCTGCAG GATTTTGTGCGAAGGTTGGCACATGCATTGAACGTCGAGTATTGCGAGACGGCGCATCACAGTTCGGAGATGGTGATTCACAAAGCCGAAGAACTCGTGCAAGAAGTGAACCGTTTGCGAACGAAGAGCACAAACGTCGAGACGCAATTGACGGGCGTCGAGGTGGATTTCAGAACCTGCAGGGATGCTCTTGATCGCCTCTCTACGGAAAAAGAGCAGTTACAGAGACAAGTGTCCGTTCAGCTAGTCGACATCGATCGTTTGCGTCAG GAGAAGGAATGTCTGGAGATGCAATATAGGGTCGCCGAGAAGGACATGAACGACTTGAGAGACAAGCTCGTCAACGCGAATAGGAGCTTAACCAGCGCGACAGGGAACATATCGAATCAGGAGGCACTGATCTGCCAATTACGAG AGGATCTAAAAGCCCGCGAGGAGAAGACGCAACGCGTACAAAATGAATTCCGTCACCTCCTGGAGTCGGTTGCGATCCTCATCAGTACACCAAGCCGATTCGTCGAGTCCCACGAGAACGCGATCAAGGATCGCATTCGAGAAATTCTGGCAGACAACAAGGATCAATCGCTG AAAATACAAAGTCTTCGGGAAAAGGTGAACACAGCGACAGAGTCAACGAATCGGCAGAGCGAATTGGTCGAATCCACGATGATGAAGGTACGCAGTCTAGAGGAGGAACGCGCAGCTCTGGAAGCTAAAATACACAAGCTCGAATCCGAACTCACGAGCAGTGATCTCTCCAGAGAGTCTTTACGCAGAGACAAGCAGACG TTCATGACCTTCCTGGACCGACTGGGCAAGGCGATGCAAATGGACGAAATCTCTCAAGAGATTGGGCTCGATCTACAAACCGAGTCGCTGTTGGTGCGGGCTGAGCAGTTGGCCAGATTGGAGACCGACAAGCTGGTCGACAAG TATTTGTGCTCCAGCTACACGACCCTACCGAGGATTCGGCGCGAGCGATCGTTCCACGAGCTTCTCTGTCTCAAAGAA ACTTCCGTGGTTTATCAGTTGCAACGTCGCGTCCGAACCCTGCGGGAGCAATTGCAACGCAGAGACCTGCATCTGGACCTTCTACGTAGGAAGCTATCTCTACAGGAGGACAGTGTGCGGATGAAGTCGCTGTTGCAGAGCGAGCGCGACGAGGCGAACATACG CGCGAAGAAGCTGGCGAAACAGGTCGAGCGACTTCAAGTCCAATTGTCGGACGAAAAGTCGCGGAATCGGGAACTGAGCGCACAATTGACGGAAGCCGCGGATTACAAA ATAGCCGCGCTGGAACGCAGCCGGAAGATAGAGGAGCTTCAGAAGCGTCTCGTCGAGAGCGAGATGTTGAGGACGCGTTACAACAGAAAGTTAACGATGGCGAAGGAGCAGATAAGGACGGCCGTGGAGACGGCCGATCAGGAGAGATCGATAAACGACCATTCCCTGCAGCTCCTCCGCGACGAGCTGGCTCAGGTCAAGCAAAATCTCTCCGAGGTCACGAGGAGGGAATCCCAA CTCTCGAGCTTCCGTGTCTCCGTGGCGAAGTTATTGCAGGAATCCATGTGCACCCCCGATTACGAAATCATCGCGCGGCTACAAAAAATGGTCGCGGCTCATCGAGATTTTACGATGCTTTCCCGTAGATACGACGAGCCTTTGGAGACGAGTCCCTCGAGATGCACCAG CATTCATCCGGTCCATCCGCCGAGATCGCCCGGTTCACGTTGTACCCGTTACGAGGACAGCGGTTTCGCGGACCCGCCCGATCTCCATGACATCGACGACGATTACAACAAGAGGCCAGTGAGGAGCAGCCTTCTTCCGTGA
- the LOC139820805 gene encoding protein unc-45 homolog B-like, with the protein MARVINPQEWKEKGNEEFNKGNWSDAASHYTNALKLGIENNAEKGVCYKNRAVAYLMLDNYEEVIKDCQALEGLKRFDEAYRDAEIIVSSDPNNEVIQSVKERLHEIAQGRREDPNLIATIMTKTVVQQGGTKALLSLALDDTDNKGKKIASQVLVHLALTLPPEVAFPADDLMMDVVQPITNLLNRGSNLICEALTALCNLAAVNNSMRVHIFNDSGLKNFSNYISQNVISIIYKKKIYYNRKRYAYACAELINNLVLCREVAIQYVEQRSYQFKDLMTWSVAHSEDERTKKAAAETLAILTAASKETCEKLLSWDFWRTFLHLLLNNPDNDLQLRGIKIVLNMMKSTKDVAAKLIETDIIMKRVRELSDNNSVQNKEIKDLASLVLEAAAKWDRKSRK; encoded by the exons ATGGCAAGAGTTATAAATCCACAGGAATGGAAAGAGAAAGGTAACGAAGAGTTTAACAAAGGCAATTGGTCAGACGCCGCAAGTCACTATACAAACGCACTGAAACTAGGAATAGAGAACAACGCTGAAAAAGGAGTGTGCTACAAAAATCGAGCTGTCGCTTATTTAATGCTGGACAATTACGAGGAAGTTATTAAAGACTGCCAAGCACTGGAAGGGTTAAAAAGATTCGACGAGGCATATCGAGACGCGGAGATTATTGTTTCATCTGATCCAAATAACGAAGTTATTCAATCCGTAAAGGAGCGCTTACATGAAATTGCACAAGGTCGTCGTGAGGACCCAAATCTTATTGCCACG atcATGACAAAAACAGTTGTTCAACAAGGCGGTACGAAGGCATTGTTGTCGTTAGCGCTAGATGACACAGACAATAAGGGAAAGAAGATAGCTTCGCAAGTCTTAGTCCATCTGGCACTCACGTTACCTCCTGAGGTTGCATTTCCAGCAGATGATTTAATGATGGATGTTGTACAGCCGATCACAAATCTCTTGAACCGAGGCTCTAACTTGATATGCGAGGCTCTAACAGCTTTGTGCAATCTAGCTGCTGTCAACAATAGTATGCGAGTACATATATTCAACGACTcaggattaaaaaatttcagcaactatatatcacaaaatgtgatttctattatatataaaaaaaaaatatattataatcgtaAACGCTACGCGTACGCGTGCGCAGAACTCATAAACAATTTGGTATTATGCCGTGAAGTTGCTATTCAGTATGTTGAGCAGAGATCTTATCAATTTAAGGATCTTATGACTTGGTCTGTGGCGCACAGCGAAGATGAGCGTACAAAGAAAGCAGCTGCTGAAACGTTAGCAATACTAACGGCAGCCAGCAAAGAGACTTGCGAAAAATTACTCAGCTGGGATTTTTGGCGGACATTCCTACACCTTTTACTCAATAATCCAGACAATGACTTACAACTTAGGGGTatcaaaattgtgttaaatatgATGAAAAGTACGAAAGACGTCGCTGCAAAACTCATCGAAAcagatataataatgaaacgaGTGAGGGAATTGAGCGATAATAACTCTGTGCAAAACAAGGAGATCAAGGACTTAGCATCCCTTGTTCTGGAGGCTGCTGCGAAATGGGACCGGAAATCGAGGAAATAA